In one Hyphomicrobium sp. 99 genomic region, the following are encoded:
- the thiL gene encoding thiamine-phosphate kinase translates to MPPSHANAPETSPGSTDRIENETDLIQTYLAPLAAGAPGAFGLRDDAALISPEPGTDIVVSSDPIIAGVHFFPSDAVEDVAWKALAVNASDIAAKGAAPLAYILTLALPEAPTRDWMARFSEGLHKAQESFGCHLVGGDTDRTPGPLSIGITMMGSVPTGKFVRRQGARSGDHVFVTGTVGDSALGLAVCQDPAAFDKVLSDEERAFVVNRYLRPRPRVALAQALRDHALAALDISDGLLKDLARLAGPSGISLRLSSIPTSSAVSAALAHDPDIARLILAGGDDYEILAAVPPGSVAGFRQGAEKAGIAIAQIGVLEAGRPLEILDSNGTSIDVRRFGYDHFAG, encoded by the coding sequence ATGCCTCCATCGCACGCCAACGCGCCAGAGACCTCGCCGGGGTCCACCGATCGGATCGAAAACGAAACCGATCTCATCCAGACCTACTTGGCGCCGCTCGCGGCCGGAGCGCCGGGCGCCTTTGGACTTCGCGATGATGCGGCCCTGATATCTCCGGAACCCGGAACCGATATCGTCGTCAGCAGCGATCCCATCATCGCGGGCGTGCATTTTTTCCCGAGTGACGCTGTCGAGGACGTCGCCTGGAAGGCGCTCGCCGTCAACGCTTCGGACATTGCCGCGAAGGGCGCGGCGCCGCTCGCTTATATCTTAACGCTCGCTCTGCCTGAGGCGCCAACCCGGGACTGGATGGCGAGATTTTCTGAAGGGCTGCACAAAGCGCAGGAAAGTTTCGGCTGCCATCTTGTGGGCGGCGATACGGATCGCACCCCTGGGCCGCTCTCGATCGGCATCACGATGATGGGCTCCGTGCCCACCGGAAAATTCGTCCGCCGTCAGGGCGCCAGGAGCGGGGACCACGTCTTCGTGACGGGAACGGTCGGAGACTCGGCGCTCGGCCTTGCCGTCTGCCAAGATCCCGCGGCCTTTGATAAGGTCTTGAGCGATGAGGAACGCGCATTCGTCGTCAACCGCTATCTTCGTCCGAGACCGCGCGTGGCCCTCGCTCAAGCCCTCAGAGATCATGCCTTGGCCGCACTCGATATTTCCGACGGCCTTCTGAAAGATCTTGCCCGGCTCGCCGGACCCTCGGGAATTTCTCTTCGGTTGAGTTCCATACCCACGTCGTCGGCGGTCAGCGCCGCATTGGCCCATGACCCAGACATCGCTCGGCTCATCCTCGCCGGAGGAGACGACTACGAGATCCTCGCCGCTGTGCCGCCGGGCTCCGTCGCGGGCTTCAGACAAGGAGCCGAGAAAGCAGGGATCGCCATCGCACAGATCGGCGTTCTCGAGGCGGGACGGCCCCTCGAAATCCTGGATTCGAACGGAACATCGATAGACGTCCGGCGGTTTGGTTACGACCACTTTGCCGGGTGA
- a CDS encoding murein L,D-transpeptidase translates to MTTRVRTSVLRTAALALIVSTLQLLPQFATPGHAQISIWDQLQGPSYGRGASDPPPPVKADTLDDLRPDATPWRSDVMLNAVAAAIERYQKIVDSGGWPLVPQGRMLREGDDDPRVPILRKRLRISGDMPAKGSYYDSESFDSELTEGVKHFQKRNGLRETGRIEQSVYPVLNITAEQRLAQLKLNYDRLRGLMNGVEERYVLVNVPAFQLEAVDKFEVQLRHRVIVGRPGRETPDVRATIKALNFFPYWRVPESVATLDLIPRLRKEPGYLVEEGIRVYNGVNGPELDRNTIDWSSPQTANYKFKQDPGEKNALGLLRLDMSNQYGVYMHDTPMKNLFDQRSRAFSAGCVRVKNVFDLADWIAHYEAGWEQPGRVRQQLDSGQPMELKLTRPIPVYFTYITAWAEPSTGSVEFRPDIYGRDGSAMQASNQRDADDAPPASAAAALAP, encoded by the coding sequence TTGACAACACGGGTGAGAACCTCGGTTCTCAGAACGGCCGCGCTGGCGCTGATTGTTTCAACCCTTCAACTTCTTCCCCAATTCGCGACGCCGGGCCACGCCCAGATCAGCATTTGGGATCAGCTGCAGGGACCGAGCTACGGTCGCGGCGCAAGCGACCCGCCTCCGCCGGTAAAGGCCGATACCCTTGACGATCTGCGGCCCGACGCAACGCCCTGGCGTAGCGATGTCATGCTGAACGCCGTCGCTGCTGCGATTGAGCGTTATCAGAAGATCGTCGATAGCGGCGGCTGGCCCCTGGTTCCGCAGGGCCGCATGTTGCGCGAAGGCGACGATGATCCGCGCGTACCCATTTTGAGAAAGCGCCTCAGGATCAGCGGCGACATGCCCGCGAAGGGCTCCTATTACGATTCCGAGTCGTTCGACTCCGAATTGACCGAGGGCGTGAAGCACTTTCAAAAGCGCAACGGCCTCCGCGAGACGGGTCGCATCGAGCAGTCGGTCTATCCGGTGCTGAACATCACTGCCGAGCAACGTCTCGCGCAGCTCAAACTGAATTACGATCGTCTTCGCGGCCTCATGAACGGCGTCGAAGAGCGCTATGTGCTGGTCAACGTTCCCGCGTTCCAGCTCGAAGCCGTCGACAAGTTCGAGGTGCAGCTTCGCCATCGCGTGATCGTCGGACGGCCCGGACGCGAAACACCCGACGTGCGCGCGACGATCAAGGCGCTCAATTTCTTCCCGTACTGGCGTGTCCCTGAGAGCGTCGCGACGCTGGATCTCATCCCGCGTCTGCGCAAAGAGCCGGGCTACCTCGTCGAGGAAGGCATCCGCGTCTACAACGGCGTCAACGGGCCGGAGCTCGATCGCAACACGATCGATTGGTCGTCGCCCCAGACCGCCAATTACAAGTTCAAGCAAGATCCAGGCGAGAAGAACGCCCTCGGTTTGTTGCGGTTGGACATGTCCAACCAGTACGGCGTCTACATGCACGACACGCCGATGAAGAACCTGTTCGACCAGCGCAGCCGTGCCTTCAGCGCCGGATGCGTTCGCGTAAAGAACGTCTTCGATCTTGCGGATTGGATCGCGCATTACGAGGCCGGCTGGGAACAGCCCGGCCGTGTTCGCCAGCAACTCGATAGCGGCCAGCCGATGGAGTTGAAGCTGACGCGTCCTATCCCGGTTTACTTCACCTACATCACAGCATGGGCGGAGCCTTCCACCGGCTCGGTTGAATTCCGTCCCGACATCTACGGCCGCGATGGATCCGCTATGCAGGCATCCAACCAACGCGACGCCGACGATGCGCCGCCAGCGTCCGCTGCAGCCGCTTTAGCGCCCTGA
- a CDS encoding Lrp/AsnC family transcriptional regulator, which yields MAEVAMDALDKAILTALLADGRQSQVELSQVVPLSPTAIARRIRALEQSGVIEGYEAKINRKALGFTMMVVVQISLESQNEDLLAAFEQAASAAPSIVSCYMMSGQDDYLITVLARDLADFERIHKEQLSRLPGVSRLHSSFVLREVTSRSLPGSSLLR from the coding sequence ATGGCGGAAGTAGCCATGGACGCGCTGGATAAGGCGATTCTGACCGCGCTGCTCGCGGACGGCCGTCAGAGCCAGGTCGAGCTGTCACAGGTCGTCCCCTTGTCGCCGACGGCCATTGCGCGGCGCATCCGGGCCCTTGAGCAATCGGGCGTGATCGAGGGGTACGAGGCCAAAATCAATCGCAAGGCGCTCGGCTTCACGATGATGGTGGTCGTGCAGATCAGCCTCGAGAGCCAGAATGAAGACCTGCTTGCGGCCTTCGAACAGGCTGCATCAGCGGCGCCGTCGATCGTGTCCTGTTACATGATGTCGGGCCAGGACGACTATCTGATCACGGTGCTGGCGCGAGATCTCGCGGATTTCGAGAGGATCCATAAGGAGCAGCTTTCGCGGCTCCCCGGCGTCTCCCGGCTACATTCGAGCTTCGTTCTGCGCGAGGTCACAAGCCGATCCCTGCCGGGATCGAGCTTGCTTCGCTAA
- the ald gene encoding alanine dehydrogenase, whose translation MRIGVPTEIKPDEFRVGLVPGSVRELTARGHEVIVQSGAGAGIFVNDAIYERAGARIVATAEEVFSDAQMIVKVKEPQPVEWKRLKPDQILFTYLHLAPDAPQAIGLMESGASAIAYETVTDPAGGLPLLAPMSEVAGRLSIEAAAVALRRPTGGRGVLMGGVPGVKPAKVVVLGGGVVGTHAARMAAGLGAEVSIIDRSLPRLRLLDEMFEGRVRTLASTMEMIENEVLAADVVIGAVLVAGASAPKLVNRAMLKEMKKGAVLVDVSIDQGGCFETSKPTTHAHPTFEVDGVIHYCVANMPGAVPVTSAQALNNATLPFVLKLAERGLAAFDRDPHLAAGLNVKNGRIMHQAVAASLGFDSLETSRKIRLAAE comes from the coding sequence ATGCGGATCGGTGTTCCAACAGAAATTAAGCCGGATGAATTTCGCGTAGGCCTTGTCCCTGGCTCCGTGCGGGAGCTCACGGCGCGCGGTCACGAAGTCATTGTTCAATCCGGCGCCGGTGCCGGCATTTTTGTCAACGACGCCATCTACGAAAGAGCGGGCGCCCGTATTGTCGCCACGGCGGAAGAAGTGTTCTCCGACGCCCAGATGATCGTGAAGGTTAAGGAGCCTCAGCCGGTCGAGTGGAAGCGTCTGAAGCCCGATCAGATCCTGTTCACCTATTTGCACCTTGCCCCGGACGCGCCCCAGGCGATCGGCCTGATGGAGTCGGGTGCCTCGGCCATCGCGTACGAGACAGTCACCGACCCGGCAGGCGGTTTGCCGCTGCTGGCGCCGATGAGCGAGGTCGCGGGCCGTCTTTCGATTGAAGCCGCGGCTGTCGCGCTTCGCCGTCCGACGGGCGGACGTGGCGTGCTGATGGGCGGCGTGCCGGGCGTGAAGCCCGCGAAGGTCGTCGTGCTCGGCGGCGGCGTCGTCGGAACGCATGCCGCGCGGATGGCCGCCGGTCTCGGAGCCGAAGTCTCCATCATCGACCGTTCGCTTCCGCGTCTTCGCCTGCTCGATGAAATGTTCGAAGGCCGCGTCCGCACGCTCGCCTCGACGATGGAGATGATTGAGAACGAGGTGCTCGCTGCCGATGTCGTGATCGGCGCCGTGCTCGTCGCCGGCGCGAGCGCTCCGAAGCTCGTCAATCGCGCGATGCTGAAGGAAATGAAGAAGGGCGCCGTTCTCGTCGATGTGTCGATCGATCAGGGTGGCTGTTTCGAAACGTCGAAGCCCACGACCCATGCCCACCCGACGTTCGAAGTCGATGGCGTCATTCACTACTGCGTCGCGAACATGCCGGGCGCCGTGCCTGTCACGTCGGCACAGGCCCTCAATAATGCAACGCTGCCATTCGTCTTGAAGCTTGCGGAAAGAGGCCTTGCAGCGTTCGATAGAGATCCCCATCTCGCAGCTGGGTTGAACGTCAAGAACGGCCGCATCATGCATCAGGCCGTCGCCGCGTCTCTGGGTTTTGACAGCCTGGAGACCAGTCGTAAAATTCGTCTCGCTGCGGAATAA
- a CDS encoding CoA-acylating methylmalonate-semialdehyde dehydrogenase, with protein MHMIENAINGRRAAVHAARTMPVFNPATGEEVARLPLSSVEDLNAAVAAAKAAAQSWGTTPPMKRVRPLFKFKELLEKNSDEIARAISREHGKTHADALGELARGIDVVDFACGIPHLLKGEFSRNVGPDIDSWSDRQALGVVAGITPFNFPAMVPMWMFPVAIACGNTFILKPSERDPSAPMLLWELFQEAGLPPGVFNIVHGDKTIVDAILDHPDIAAVSFVGSTPVAQYIYGRGSANGKRVQALGGAKNHMIVMPDADMDQAVDALMGAGYGSAGERCMAISVAVPVGEKTADRLVEALAPRVTNLKIGPATDAESEMGPVVTADAKRRITSLIDKGVAEGAKLVVDGRGLTLQGYENGFFLGGTLFDRVTRDMSIYREEIFGPVLSVVRAQNYDEAADLINTHEYGNGTAIFTRDGDTARAFADRIEVGMVGINVPLPVPVAYHSFGGWKRSMFGDHAIYGPEGVHFYTRLKTVTARWPAGIRKGAEFNFPSLK; from the coding sequence ATGCATATGATCGAGAACGCCATTAACGGCCGGCGCGCCGCCGTCCATGCCGCGCGTACGATGCCGGTCTTCAATCCGGCGACGGGCGAGGAAGTGGCGCGACTACCGCTGTCGAGCGTCGAGGATCTGAACGCGGCGGTCGCGGCGGCGAAGGCTGCCGCTCAGTCGTGGGGTACGACGCCGCCAATGAAGCGAGTGAGGCCGCTTTTCAAATTCAAGGAACTTCTCGAAAAGAACTCGGACGAGATCGCGCGGGCGATTTCGCGTGAGCACGGCAAGACGCATGCGGACGCGCTCGGTGAACTTGCGCGCGGCATCGATGTCGTCGATTTCGCCTGCGGAATTCCGCACCTTCTGAAGGGCGAATTCAGCCGCAACGTCGGGCCGGATATCGATAGCTGGTCGGATCGTCAGGCGCTCGGCGTCGTTGCGGGCATCACGCCGTTCAACTTCCCGGCCATGGTGCCGATGTGGATGTTCCCCGTCGCCATCGCGTGCGGAAACACCTTCATCCTGAAGCCGTCTGAGCGTGATCCGTCGGCGCCGATGCTGCTCTGGGAGTTGTTCCAGGAAGCAGGCCTGCCGCCCGGCGTATTCAATATCGTGCACGGCGATAAGACGATCGTCGATGCGATCCTCGATCATCCGGATATCGCCGCCGTTTCGTTCGTCGGCTCGACGCCCGTTGCGCAGTACATCTATGGCCGCGGCTCGGCCAACGGAAAGCGCGTGCAGGCTTTGGGCGGCGCGAAGAACCACATGATCGTCATGCCTGACGCCGATATGGATCAGGCCGTCGATGCGCTCATGGGCGCGGGCTACGGCTCGGCCGGCGAGCGCTGCATGGCGATCTCGGTCGCGGTTCCCGTAGGCGAGAAGACGGCTGACAGGCTCGTCGAAGCTCTCGCGCCACGGGTTACCAATCTGAAAATCGGTCCTGCGACGGATGCTGAATCGGAGATGGGTCCCGTCGTGACGGCGGATGCGAAGCGCCGCATCACATCCCTCATCGACAAGGGCGTGGCGGAAGGCGCGAAGCTCGTCGTGGATGGCCGCGGCCTGACACTTCAGGGCTACGAGAACGGCTTCTTCCTCGGCGGCACGCTGTTCGATCGCGTCACGCGGGATATGTCGATCTACCGCGAAGAGATTTTCGGGCCGGTGCTTTCGGTCGTTCGCGCTCAGAATTATGACGAGGCCGCCGACCTCATCAACACTCACGAATACGGCAACGGCACCGCGATCTTCACGCGCGACGGCGACACGGCTCGCGCCTTTGCCGATCGCATCGAAGTCGGCATGGTCGGCATCAACGTGCCGCTGCCGGTTCCGGTCGCTTATCATTCATTCGGCGGATGGAAGCGGTCGATGTTCGGAGATCATGCGATCTACGGACCTGAAGGCGTCCACTTCTACACGCGCTTGAAGACTGTCACCGCGCGCTGGCCCGCTGGCATCCGTAAGGGCGCTGAGTTCAATTTTCCGAGTTTGAAATAG
- a CDS encoding aspartate aminotransferase family protein codes for MNVQIKPNDLEAFWMPFTANKQFKANPRLFVGAKDMHYITNDGRRVLDGTSGLWCVNAGHCRPKIAEAIKAQVETLDFAGTFQMGHTRAFEAATRLVDLAPEGFDHVFFTNSGSESVESALKMAIAYHRVKGNGTKVRLIGRERGYHGVNFGGMSVGGIGPNRKMFGSLVAGVDHLRHTHDLARNAFSRGEPEHGAELADDLERLVALHDASTIAAVIVEPVACSTGVLIPPKGYLKRLEAIARKHDILLIADEVITAFGRMGVPFGSDYFGISPDIITTAKGVTNGTVPMGAVFVKSHIHEAFMNGPDWMIDFFHGYTYSGHPVACAAAIGTLDTYADEGLLTRAAELAPYWEERLHALKGLPHVIDIRNIGLIGAVEFAPDPAQPGKRAYERFVKAFEEGILVRQTGDIIALSPPLIVSKGDIDQLFDTFTKVLKSMN; via the coding sequence ATGAACGTCCAAATCAAACCGAACGATCTTGAAGCGTTCTGGATGCCTTTCACTGCAAACAAGCAGTTCAAGGCAAATCCGCGTCTCTTCGTCGGCGCCAAGGACATGCACTACATCACCAACGATGGACGGCGCGTTCTTGATGGAACGTCGGGTCTCTGGTGCGTGAACGCCGGTCACTGCCGCCCGAAGATCGCCGAAGCCATCAAGGCGCAGGTCGAAACGCTCGACTTTGCCGGCACATTCCAGATGGGCCATACGCGCGCTTTCGAAGCCGCGACCCGTCTCGTCGATCTCGCGCCCGAAGGTTTCGACCACGTGTTCTTCACGAACTCGGGTTCGGAGTCGGTCGAGAGCGCGCTCAAGATGGCGATCGCCTATCACCGCGTCAAAGGCAACGGCACGAAGGTGCGCTTGATTGGCCGCGAGCGCGGTTATCACGGCGTCAACTTCGGCGGCATGTCGGTTGGCGGAATTGGTCCCAATCGCAAGATGTTCGGCTCGCTCGTCGCCGGCGTCGATCATTTGCGCCACACCCACGATCTCGCCCGCAACGCATTCTCGCGCGGCGAGCCTGAGCACGGCGCCGAGCTTGCGGACGATCTCGAACGTCTCGTCGCGCTTCACGATGCTTCAACGATCGCGGCTGTCATCGTCGAGCCTGTCGCTTGCTCGACTGGCGTACTCATCCCGCCGAAGGGCTATCTGAAGCGTCTCGAAGCCATCGCGCGCAAGCACGACATTCTGTTGATTGCCGACGAGGTCATCACCGCGTTCGGCCGCATGGGCGTGCCGTTCGGCTCGGATTACTTCGGCATCTCGCCCGACATCATCACGACGGCGAAGGGCGTGACCAACGGCACGGTTCCGATGGGCGCGGTATTCGTCAAATCGCACATCCACGAAGCGTTCATGAACGGCCCGGATTGGATGATCGATTTCTTCCACGGCTACACGTATTCGGGCCATCCGGTCGCCTGCGCGGCGGCCATCGGAACTCTCGATACCTATGCTGACGAAGGCTTGCTGACGCGGGCGGCCGAGCTTGCACCCTACTGGGAAGAGCGCCTTCACGCGCTCAAGGGGCTGCCGCACGTCATCGACATCCGCAACATCGGCCTCATCGGCGCCGTCGAGTTCGCGCCCGATCCGGCGCAGCCTGGAAAACGCGCTTACGAGCGCTTCGTCAAAGCGTTCGAAGAAGGCATTCTCGTCCGGCAGACGGGCGACATCATCGCGCTGTCGCCGCCGCTCATCGTTTCGAAGGGCGATATCGATCAGCTGTTCGACACCTTCACCAAGGTGCTGAAGTCGATGAACTGA
- the gabT gene encoding 4-aminobutyrate--2-oxoglutarate transaminase encodes MATSAELQARRVAAIPRGVGNVTQIFAKKAKNAEIWSEDGKRYIDFGAGIAVVNTGHQHPRLVAAIEEQLKAFSHVCFQVTPYENYVSLAERLNAIAPVSGPAKTMLVSTGAEAVENAVKVARAFTGRPGIISFAGGFHGRTLVGMALTGKVVPYKKGYGPFPSDIYNVEFPNLYHGISTEQSLKSLKSLFKHTADPSNIAAIIIEPVQGEGGFNIVPKDFMVALRKLCDDHGILLIADEIQTGFARTGKMFAMEHYGVKADVVTMAKGLAGGLPLSAIVGRADVMDASNPGGLGGTYAGNPIACAAAHAVLDVIEEEKLCDRANAIGRIILDRCSELQNNSNLNCIGDVRGLGAMCAVELVKDKASGEPAPELTAALLKAANERGLILLSCGTYGNVIRFLVPLTASDELVREGMDIFEAALTDAVARAA; translated from the coding sequence ATGGCTACTTCAGCCGAACTCCAGGCCCGTCGTGTCGCAGCAATTCCGCGAGGCGTCGGCAACGTCACGCAGATCTTCGCCAAGAAGGCGAAGAACGCGGAGATTTGGAGCGAAGACGGCAAGCGCTATATCGACTTCGGCGCGGGCATCGCGGTCGTCAATACCGGGCATCAGCACCCTCGCCTCGTCGCGGCGATCGAAGAGCAGCTGAAGGCCTTCAGCCACGTCTGCTTTCAGGTTACGCCCTACGAAAACTACGTCAGCCTCGCCGAGCGCCTGAACGCAATCGCACCGGTTTCGGGTCCGGCGAAGACGATGCTCGTCTCGACGGGCGCGGAAGCGGTCGAGAATGCCGTCAAGGTGGCGCGGGCGTTCACCGGCCGTCCGGGGATCATCTCCTTCGCAGGCGGGTTTCACGGCCGCACGCTCGTGGGCATGGCGCTGACCGGAAAGGTCGTTCCCTACAAGAAGGGCTACGGACCGTTTCCGTCCGACATTTACAACGTCGAATTCCCGAACCTCTATCACGGCATCAGCACCGAGCAGAGCCTGAAGAGCCTGAAGTCGCTCTTCAAGCACACGGCCGACCCGTCGAACATCGCCGCGATCATCATCGAACCGGTGCAGGGCGAAGGCGGCTTCAATATCGTGCCGAAGGATTTCATGGTCGCGCTGCGCAAGCTCTGCGACGATCACGGCATCCTGCTGATCGCAGATGAAATCCAGACGGGTTTCGCGCGCACGGGCAAGATGTTCGCGATGGAGCACTATGGCGTCAAAGCCGACGTCGTCACCATGGCGAAGGGTCTTGCGGGCGGCCTGCCGCTTTCGGCGATCGTCGGTCGCGCTGATGTGATGGATGCGTCGAACCCCGGCGGTCTCGGCGGCACGTACGCAGGCAATCCGATTGCGTGCGCCGCCGCTCACGCCGTGCTCGACGTGATCGAAGAGGAAAAGCTTTGCGATCGCGCCAACGCCATCGGCCGGATCATCTTGGATCGCTGCAGCGAGCTTCAGAACAATTCGAACCTCAATTGCATCGGCGATGTGCGCGGCCTCGGCGCCATGTGCGCGGTCGAACTCGTCAAGGACAAGGCGAGCGGCGAACCCGCGCCCGAACTGACAGCGGCCCTTTTGAAGGCCGCCAACGAGCGCGGCCTGATCCTGCTATCGTGCGGCACGTATGGTAACGTCATTCGCTTTCTCGTGCCGCTCACGGCGAGCGACGAACTCGTTCGCGAGGGCATGGACATATTCGAGGCGGCGTTGACCGACGCTGTCGCTCGCGCGGCTTGA
- a CDS encoding NAD-dependent succinate-semialdehyde dehydrogenase encodes MNIKPSTPFPTAALIDGQWVNSPKTFAVLDPATGEKIADVPDLTPEDTKRAIDAAAKAFPAWAAKPAKERAQILRRWFELIIAETEPLAQLMTAEQGKPLTEARGEVVYGASFIEWFAEEGKRAYGHTIPTTVASRRYVTIKQPIGVCAAITPWNFPIAMITRKVGCALAAGCTIVVKPSEETPLSAIALAKLAVDAGVPPGVFNVITTLDGPGCGKVLTADDRVRKLTFTGSTEVGRILYRQSADTIKKLTLELGGNAPLIVFDDADLEQAIAGTMASKFRNAGQTCVCANRILVQAGIYDKFVAALKAAAGKLTVAPGRDAKSTIGPLINGEAIEKVQSLLSDAVAHGAKIEMGGSVSDQGKLFFSPTIVTGITDKMALASEEIFGPVASIFRFETEADAIRIANNTPFGLAAYLFSQNLSRAWRVAEALEAGMVGVNEGVFSNEVVPFGGIKQSGLGREGAQEGLDEYLETKFICLGGISA; translated from the coding sequence ATGAATATCAAACCCTCCACTCCGTTCCCGACAGCCGCGCTGATCGATGGACAGTGGGTTAATTCGCCGAAGACGTTCGCGGTTCTCGATCCGGCGACGGGCGAGAAGATCGCGGATGTTCCGGATCTGACGCCTGAGGATACCAAGCGCGCCATCGATGCCGCCGCCAAGGCATTCCCGGCTTGGGCTGCCAAGCCCGCCAAGGAACGCGCGCAAATTCTGCGGCGCTGGTTCGAACTCATCATCGCCGAGACGGAGCCGCTCGCTCAGCTGATGACGGCCGAGCAAGGCAAGCCTCTCACCGAGGCGCGCGGCGAGGTCGTCTATGGTGCCTCTTTCATCGAGTGGTTCGCGGAAGAAGGAAAACGCGCTTACGGCCATACGATTCCGACGACGGTCGCTTCGCGCCGCTACGTCACGATCAAGCAGCCGATTGGCGTGTGCGCGGCGATCACGCCGTGGAATTTCCCCATCGCGATGATCACGCGCAAGGTCGGCTGCGCGCTCGCAGCCGGTTGCACCATCGTCGTCAAGCCTTCGGAAGAGACGCCGCTTTCGGCAATCGCCCTCGCCAAGCTCGCCGTCGATGCGGGTGTTCCGCCTGGCGTGTTCAACGTCATCACGACGCTCGATGGCCCAGGCTGCGGCAAGGTTCTGACCGCCGACGACCGCGTTCGCAAACTGACGTTCACGGGCTCGACCGAGGTTGGCCGCATCCTCTATCGCCAGTCGGCCGACACGATCAAAAAGCTCACGCTCGAACTTGGCGGCAACGCGCCGCTCATCGTTTTCGATGACGCGGATCTCGAGCAGGCGATTGCAGGCACGATGGCGTCGAAGTTCCGCAATGCGGGCCAGACGTGCGTTTGCGCCAACCGCATTCTCGTCCAAGCCGGTATCTACGACAAGTTCGTCGCCGCCCTCAAGGCAGCCGCCGGAAAGCTCACCGTTGCGCCGGGCCGGGATGCCAAATCCACGATCGGACCACTGATCAACGGGGAAGCCATCGAGAAGGTGCAATCGCTCCTTTCGGATGCCGTTGCGCACGGCGCGAAGATCGAGATGGGCGGCAGCGTCTCCGATCAGGGCAAGCTCTTCTTCTCGCCCACAATCGTGACCGGCATCACGGATAAAATGGCGCTGGCGTCAGAAGAGATCTTCGGGCCGGTTGCTTCGATCTTCCGCTTCGAGACGGAAGCCGACGCGATCCGCATCGCCAACAACACCCCGTTCGGGCTGGCGGCTTATCTGTTCAGCCAGAACCTGTCGCGGGCGTGGCGGGTGGCGGAGGCGCTGGAGGCCGGCATGGTCGGCGTTAACGAAGGCGTCTTCTCCAACGAGGTCGTGCCGTTCGGCGGCATCAAGCAGTCGGGTCTCGGCCGCGAGGGTGCGCAGGAAGGCCTCGACGAATATCTCGAGACAAAATTCATCTGCCTTGGCGGGATCAGCGCCTAG